A region of Planococcus sp. MSAK28401 DNA encodes the following proteins:
- the hisZ gene encoding ATP phosphoribosyltransferase regulatory subunit, with product MTIEMFEKPLGMRDDFPLIAKQKADLRKQGTQLIEQSGYELLQTPTLEYYETIGKISAISDDALFKLLDSQGKTLVLRPDMTSPIARVAASKLLREKMPIRLGYYSNVFRAQKREGGRPAEFEQMGVELIGDDSLYADVEVISLAWDILKELGIGSARIVIGHTRLLELILADFGLDAEQIGKVRELFVAKNGVGVEQLAKELPIAEDKLASFLKLMQATTVADWKRWINEENEEQRELYRDMERLEQLLERNGLGDAITFDISFSSHMTYYTGLVFEFYGAGSGFPLGSGGRYDGLMEQFGLQVGATGFGLRVDRLLESVPAEKEEQPHTLILFDEQSEQHAFNKAQQIRNSGKRVTLQYAPAVKALEPFTALFTEVIREEELRNG from the coding sequence ATGACCATCGAAATGTTTGAAAAACCATTAGGCATGCGTGACGATTTTCCTTTAATTGCAAAACAAAAAGCAGATTTGAGAAAACAAGGCACTCAATTGATCGAGCAGTCAGGATATGAACTGCTGCAGACGCCGACTCTGGAATATTACGAAACGATCGGGAAGATCTCCGCTATTTCAGATGATGCTTTGTTCAAGCTTCTCGACAGCCAAGGAAAGACGCTCGTCTTGCGGCCGGATATGACCTCCCCGATTGCACGGGTTGCAGCATCGAAATTATTGCGCGAAAAAATGCCGATCCGTCTCGGCTATTACTCCAATGTGTTCCGTGCGCAAAAGCGTGAAGGCGGGCGCCCTGCGGAATTTGAGCAGATGGGCGTCGAGTTGATCGGAGACGATTCTTTATATGCAGATGTGGAAGTGATCAGCCTGGCTTGGGATATTTTGAAAGAATTGGGCATTGGTTCTGCCCGCATCGTAATTGGCCACACAAGGCTGCTTGAACTGATATTGGCTGATTTCGGGCTGGATGCAGAACAAATCGGCAAAGTGCGCGAACTATTTGTTGCCAAGAACGGTGTAGGGGTCGAACAATTGGCAAAAGAGCTGCCGATTGCTGAAGACAAGCTGGCGTCGTTTTTGAAATTGATGCAGGCGACAACAGTCGCGGACTGGAAACGCTGGATCAACGAAGAAAATGAAGAACAACGCGAACTTTACCGGGATATGGAGCGCCTTGAACAACTGCTTGAACGCAATGGCCTCGGGGATGCAATCACTTTTGATATCTCCTTCAGCAGCCACATGACTTATTACACCGGATTGGTGTTCGAATTCTACGGAGCTGGCAGCGGATTTCCGCTCGGCAGCGGCGGGCGCTATGATGGCTTGATGGAACAGTTTGGCTTGCAGGTCGGCGCGACCGGATTCGGGTTGCGTGTAGACCGATTGCTGGAATCGGTACCGGCTGAAAAAGAAGAGCAACCGCACACATTGATCTTATTCGATGAACAAAGCGAGCAACATGCATTCAACAAAGCGCAACAAATAAGAAATTCAGGAAAACGGGTGACTTTGCAGTATGCACCGGCCGTTAAAGCGCTGGAGCCGTTCACTGCCTTGTTCACCGAAGTCATCAGAGAGGAGGAGCTGCGCAATGGATGA
- the hisA gene encoding 1-(5-phosphoribosyl)-5-[(5-phosphoribosylamino)methylideneamino]imidazole-4-carboxamide isomerase, whose translation MSEFQIYPAIDLRGGKCVRLFQGDYGQETVYADSPVEMAQSFVEAGAKWIHMVDLDGAKDGSRINDQVVIEAAKLDANIQVGGGIRSREDINHYLSNGVARVIIGSLAVREPELVASFIEEFGAERIVIGIDAKDGMAATEGWIETSHKPASEVAAYFASKGAKHFIYTDISTDGTLAGPNIDANRKLVADDASQVIVSGGIGTLDDVKKVKQAAGDSPIAGLIIGKALYENRLTLEEALSC comes from the coding sequence ATGAGTGAATTTCAAATATATCCGGCGATCGACTTGAGGGGCGGAAAGTGCGTTCGCTTGTTCCAAGGCGATTATGGCCAGGAGACGGTTTATGCGGATTCGCCTGTTGAAATGGCGCAAAGTTTTGTGGAAGCCGGGGCTAAATGGATCCATATGGTCGATTTGGACGGCGCGAAAGATGGCAGCCGCATCAACGATCAAGTGGTCATCGAAGCGGCAAAGCTCGATGCCAACATCCAAGTAGGCGGCGGCATCCGCAGCCGTGAAGACATCAATCATTATTTATCGAACGGCGTTGCACGGGTCATTATCGGCAGCCTGGCCGTGCGGGAGCCGGAACTGGTCGCGTCATTTATCGAAGAGTTCGGTGCAGAGCGGATTGTCATCGGCATCGATGCGAAAGACGGCATGGCGGCGACAGAAGGATGGATTGAAACTTCACATAAGCCGGCATCTGAAGTGGCTGCTTATTTTGCTTCAAAAGGGGCGAAACATTTCATCTATACCGATATCTCGACAGACGGCACGCTTGCCGGCCCGAATATCGACGCTAACCGCAAGCTCGTCGCCGATGACGCTTCGCAAGTCATCGTATCCGGTGGCATCGGAACGCTCGATGACGTGAAAAAAGTCAAACAAGCGGCTGGCGACAGCCCGATTGCCGGACTCATCATCGGCAAAGCTTTGTATGAAAACCGCCTCACGCTCGAGGAGGCGCTGTCATGCTGA
- the hisG gene encoding ATP phosphoribosyltransferase, whose product MDELTIAMPKGRIFEEAYELLVGAGYDLPKELDDSRKLIVEAPNEKFRFILAKPMDVPTYVEHGVADIGIAGKDVLLEHDRDVHELLDLGISACYIATAGLPDTEMDEVTPRIATKYPAVASHYYRSKGEQVEIIELNGSIELAPLIGLSDRIVDIVSTGRTLKDNGLVEYEKIADITSRLIANPVSYRLKQQRITELVDKLREQVER is encoded by the coding sequence ATGGATGAATTGACGATTGCCATGCCAAAGGGCAGAATCTTTGAAGAAGCATACGAGCTATTGGTCGGGGCGGGGTATGACCTGCCGAAAGAGCTCGACGATTCGCGCAAGCTGATCGTCGAAGCGCCGAATGAAAAATTCCGCTTTATTCTGGCGAAGCCGATGGATGTGCCGACTTATGTCGAGCACGGTGTAGCGGATATCGGAATTGCTGGAAAAGACGTCTTGCTTGAGCACGATAGAGACGTACACGAATTATTGGATCTCGGCATCAGCGCATGCTATATCGCGACTGCCGGATTGCCGGATACGGAAATGGACGAAGTGACGCCGCGCATTGCGACGAAATATCCGGCGGTGGCTTCACATTATTACCGCAGCAAAGGCGAACAAGTTGAGATCATCGAATTGAACGGCTCAATCGAATTGGCGCCGCTGATCGGCTTGTCCGATCGAATTGTGGATATCGTGTCGACTGGGCGCACGTTGAAAGACAACGGCCTAGTGGAGTATGAAAAAATCGCGGACATCACCTCGCGCCTTATCGCGAATCCTGTCAGCTACCGCTTGAAGCAACAGCGTATTACCGAATTGGTCGATAAACTGCGGGAGCAGGTGGAACGATGA
- the hisH gene encoding imidazole glycerol phosphate synthase subunit HisH: MIVGIVDYGMGNLFSVEQALKKLECTVITSDDAQVLAEADAILLPGVGAFPDAMKRLEEKGLAEFIRSLPEQKIPLLGICLGMQLLYEDSEEGRPVKGLGLLKGHIRRFPKGAYRIPHMGWNRLNFTHQPYWLEDILEDTHVYFVHSFLATETADSEVFATAEYGGLEVPGVVGGGLITGMQFHPEKSGEFGHYLLAQWIVNVRGDFHE, encoded by the coding sequence ATGATCGTCGGAATTGTCGATTACGGCATGGGCAATTTATTCAGCGTCGAACAGGCATTGAAAAAACTGGAATGCACCGTCATTACTTCAGACGATGCACAAGTCTTGGCGGAAGCGGATGCAATCTTGCTTCCGGGCGTCGGCGCTTTTCCGGATGCCATGAAACGCTTGGAGGAAAAAGGCCTAGCCGAATTCATCCGTTCTCTTCCGGAGCAGAAGATCCCATTGCTTGGGATTTGCCTCGGTATGCAATTATTATATGAAGACAGTGAAGAAGGCAGGCCGGTCAAAGGGCTTGGTTTATTGAAGGGCCATATCCGGCGCTTCCCGAAAGGCGCTTACCGCATCCCGCATATGGGATGGAACCGCCTGAATTTCACGCACCAGCCGTATTGGCTTGAAGATATACTGGAAGATACACATGTTTATTTTGTCCACTCGTTTTTGGCGACCGAGACAGCCGATTCCGAAGTCTTTGCGACGGCTGAATACGGCGGGCTTGAAGTGCCGGGGGTTGTCGGCGGCGGATTGATTACGGGGATGCAATTCCATCCGGAAAAATCGGGCGAGTTCGGTCATTATTTATTAGCACAGTGGATTGTAAATGTCAGGGGGGATTTCCATGAGTGA
- the hisIE gene encoding bifunctional phosphoribosyl-AMP cyclohydrolase/phosphoribosyl-ATP diphosphatase HisIE: MTNVKYDENGLVPVILQDASTKQVLTLAYANEEAVKRTIDTKETWLYSRSRKELWNKGATSGNTQRVQSVQIDCDGDSLIYEVIPNGPACHTGETSCFHETLAGERTESASDMITELSALIKQRETDMPEGAYTTYLFEEGVDKICKKVGEEAAEVIIAAKNRDARELATESADLLYHLLVLLQEQKVDFKEVTGVLEERHTAKKTSK; encoded by the coding sequence GTGACAAATGTGAAATACGACGAAAACGGGTTAGTGCCCGTCATATTGCAAGACGCATCTACAAAACAAGTGCTGACTTTGGCTTATGCCAACGAAGAAGCGGTCAAGCGCACGATCGACACGAAAGAAACCTGGCTGTACTCAAGAAGCCGCAAGGAACTTTGGAATAAAGGCGCGACCAGCGGCAATACGCAGCGCGTCCAGTCCGTACAGATTGATTGCGACGGCGATTCCTTGATTTATGAAGTGATCCCGAACGGCCCGGCCTGCCATACTGGGGAGACGAGCTGCTTCCATGAAACTTTGGCAGGGGAACGTACGGAATCCGCTTCGGACATGATTACCGAACTTAGCGCGTTGATCAAACAACGTGAAACCGATATGCCGGAAGGCGCGTATACGACGTATCTATTTGAAGAAGGCGTCGATAAAATCTGCAAGAAAGTCGGGGAAGAAGCGGCAGAAGTCATCATCGCTGCTAAAAACCGCGATGCTCGTGAGCTGGCAACGGAAAGCGCAGACCTGCTTTACCATCTGCTTGTATTGCTGCAGGAACAGAAAGTTGATTTTAAAGAAGTTACAGGTGTGCTCGAAGAACGCCACACCGCGAAAAAGACAAGTAAATAA
- the hisB gene encoding imidazoleglycerol-phosphate dehydratase HisB yields MRKSDITRKTNETEIAVSFSLDGKGQADINTGVPFMDHMLDLFIKHGQFDGRIHANGDTHIDDHHTTEDIGIVLGQAVLEALGDKKGLRRYGNAFVPMDDALAQVVIDCSNRPHLEFRGDIPNAKVGAFDTELVHEFLWKFALESRMNVHVIVHYGRNTHHIIEAVFKALARALDDATMIDPRVEGVPSTKGLLT; encoded by the coding sequence ATGAGGAAATCGGACATTACGCGAAAAACCAATGAAACGGAAATTGCCGTCAGCTTCTCACTCGATGGAAAAGGACAGGCGGATATCAATACAGGGGTGCCATTCATGGACCATATGCTGGATCTTTTTATCAAGCATGGCCAGTTTGACGGGCGTATCCACGCAAATGGCGATACCCATATCGACGACCACCATACGACAGAAGACATCGGGATCGTCCTTGGCCAGGCAGTGCTTGAAGCATTAGGCGATAAAAAAGGCTTGCGCCGCTACGGCAACGCCTTTGTGCCGATGGATGATGCGCTCGCGCAAGTCGTCATCGATTGTTCGAACCGCCCTCACCTGGAATTCCGGGGAGATATCCCGAACGCCAAAGTCGGCGCATTCGATACGGAACTCGTGCATGAATTTCTGTGGAAGTTTGCGTTGGAATCACGAATGAACGTCCACGTCATCGTCCATTACGGACGCAATACGCATCACATCATCGAAGCGGTCTTCAAGGCGCTTGCCCGCGCGCTCGATGACGCGACGATGATCGACCCACGTGTAGAAGGCGTCCCGTCGACAAAGGGGCTATTAACATGA
- a CDS encoding acyltransferase, protein MRRTERYPVEGANSLWHIYKTVPFWKVSKNFLVIQTARYTPFLPMKNWLYRQFLGMKIGKETSFALMVMPDVMFPERIQVGDNTVIGYNTTILAHEYLIEEYRLGDVSIGDRVMIGANSTILPGIKIGDGAIVSAATLVHKDVPAGAFVGGNPMKIIYTAEEMAVRQAKS, encoded by the coding sequence ATGAGACGCACCGAGCGATATCCTGTTGAAGGGGCAAATTCGCTTTGGCATATCTACAAAACCGTGCCGTTCTGGAAAGTCTCGAAAAACTTTCTAGTCATCCAGACGGCTCGCTATACACCGTTTTTGCCGATGAAAAACTGGCTATATCGCCAATTTCTCGGCATGAAGATCGGCAAGGAAACTTCGTTTGCGCTGATGGTCATGCCGGATGTCATGTTTCCTGAACGTATACAGGTCGGGGACAATACTGTCATCGGCTATAATACGACCATTCTTGCGCATGAATACTTGATTGAAGAATATCGGCTCGGTGACGTCTCGATCGGTGACCGTGTCATGATCGGAGCAAACAGTACGATTTTGCCCGGCATCAAGATTGGGGATGGCGCCATCGTCTCCGCTGCCACGCTCGTCCATAAAGATGTACCGGCTGGTGCTTTTGTCGGCGGAAACCCGATGAAAATTATCTATACAGCCGAAGAAATGGCCGTTCGACAAGCAAAATCCTGA
- the hisF gene encoding imidazole glycerol phosphate synthase subunit HisF, which yields MLTKRIIPCLDVKEGRVVKGVSFVELRDAGDPVELAKFYDEQGADELVFLDISASHEGKETMVEVVRIVATELSIPFTVGGGIRTLDDMKRMLRAGADKVSLNTAALDRPELIKEGADFFGSQCIVVAIDAKRNGDSWDVYTHGGRNRTDWDAIEWAKKAVALGAGELLLTSMDSDGQKDGFDVELTKAVRDAVEVPVIASGGAGNREHFQQVFEQADADAALAASIFHYKETSVREVKQYLQREGVNVR from the coding sequence ATGCTGACGAAACGCATCATCCCATGCCTCGACGTTAAAGAAGGACGTGTTGTCAAAGGCGTGAGCTTTGTGGAACTTCGGGATGCGGGGGACCCTGTGGAACTCGCCAAATTCTACGATGAACAAGGCGCAGATGAATTGGTCTTCCTGGACATTTCCGCTTCACACGAAGGCAAGGAGACGATGGTTGAAGTGGTGCGCATTGTCGCCACTGAACTATCGATTCCTTTTACCGTGGGCGGAGGCATCCGGACGCTTGATGACATGAAACGCATGCTGCGTGCAGGCGCGGATAAAGTCTCCTTGAATACGGCGGCGCTCGACCGGCCGGAATTAATTAAAGAAGGAGCGGATTTCTTCGGATCGCAGTGCATTGTTGTCGCCATCGACGCGAAAAGAAATGGCGACAGCTGGGACGTCTACACGCACGGAGGCCGCAACCGGACTGACTGGGATGCAATCGAATGGGCGAAAAAAGCCGTCGCTTTAGGGGCTGGAGAATTGCTTTTGACCAGCATGGACAGCGATGGCCAGAAAGATGGATTCGATGTCGAACTCACCAAGGCAGTGCGTGACGCAGTCGAAGTGCCTGTCATCGCAAGCGGCGGTGCAGGAAACCGTGAGCATTTCCAGCAAGTGTTCGAACAGGCAGATGCGGATGCAGCCCTTGCGGCATCGATCTTCCACTATAAAGAAACGAGCGTCAGAGAAGTGAAACAGTATCTGCAGCGAGAAGGAGTGAATGTCCGGTGA
- the hisD gene encoding histidinol dehydrogenase, which produces MNIQRLTDELSIRRQLADGTEQQLQAVKEIIQAVRSEGDAALLRFAKKWDKAELSALKVTPQEIQQAAERFDPQLLADLTEAADNIRSYHEGQQQQGYRQDRADGSYVAQRVTAIESAGLYVPGGTAAYPSSVLMNVIPAQVAGVGRIVVVSPPDSEGNLSDGVLVAAHILGIKELYKTGGAQAIAALAYGTESIQPVDKITGPGNIFVALAKREVNGDVAIDMIAGPSEIAIIADDSAYADEVAADLLSQAEHDPLASAVLLTESRALAEQVAGEVKRQLATLPREAIAAASIRDHGAIYVADSRAELINAANQLAPEHLEIMTEDAEAVAEQIDHAGAIFIGRYSSEPIGDYFAGTNHVLPTNSTARFSSALSVYDFVKRTSIVHYSEQAWRENQEKIARLARLEGLEAHARAVESRAWKKESQS; this is translated from the coding sequence ATGAACATCCAACGCCTGACAGATGAGTTGTCGATTCGTCGCCAATTAGCCGACGGCACAGAACAGCAATTGCAAGCGGTAAAAGAAATCATTCAAGCGGTGCGGAGCGAAGGCGATGCAGCTTTATTGCGCTTTGCGAAAAAATGGGACAAAGCGGAGTTGTCAGCATTAAAGGTGACACCACAAGAAATCCAGCAAGCAGCTGAGCGTTTCGATCCCCAACTGCTTGCCGACCTGACAGAAGCGGCGGACAATATCCGCAGCTATCATGAAGGCCAACAGCAACAAGGCTACCGCCAAGACCGGGCGGACGGATCGTATGTCGCCCAGCGCGTCACGGCTATCGAATCTGCCGGTTTGTATGTTCCGGGCGGTACGGCAGCCTATCCATCCTCCGTCTTGATGAACGTCATTCCGGCACAAGTTGCCGGAGTCGGGCGTATCGTCGTTGTATCACCGCCTGATAGTGAAGGGAATCTGTCGGACGGGGTGCTTGTGGCAGCACATATTCTTGGAATTAAAGAATTATATAAAACTGGCGGGGCTCAAGCGATCGCGGCACTCGCTTACGGGACGGAATCGATCCAACCGGTCGATAAGATTACAGGGCCCGGCAATATCTTCGTAGCGCTCGCAAAACGCGAAGTGAACGGCGACGTCGCGATCGATATGATTGCAGGGCCGAGTGAAATCGCCATCATCGCCGATGACAGCGCGTATGCGGATGAAGTGGCGGCGGATTTATTGTCCCAAGCCGAACACGATCCGCTGGCAAGTGCTGTATTATTGACTGAGAGCCGTGCGCTTGCCGAACAAGTCGCTGGGGAAGTAAAAAGACAATTGGCCACTTTGCCGCGTGAAGCGATTGCCGCGGCGTCGATCCGTGACCACGGCGCCATTTATGTGGCAGATAGCCGCGCTGAATTGATTAACGCTGCCAATCAACTAGCTCCAGAGCATTTGGAGATCATGACAGAAGATGCGGAAGCGGTAGCGGAACAAATCGATCACGCAGGCGCGATTTTTATCGGCCGTTATTCATCGGAACCGATCGGCGATTATTTTGCCGGCACGAATCATGTCTTGCCGACCAATAGCACGGCGCGCTTTTCGAGCGCCTTGTCCGTCTATGATTTTGTTAAACGGACGAGCATTGTTCATTACAGCGAGCAAGCATGGCGTGAAAATCAAGAGAAAATTGCAAGGCTCGCACGGCTGGAAGGCCTCGAAGCACACGCACGTGCAGTCGAATCGCGCGCTTGGAAAAAGGAGAGTCAATCATGA